TTTGACCCGAGGGCGGATCATCTACCGTTATAAGTAGACGCCATATTGACGAGGAGAGTGATGAAAGTACGGGCATCGGTGAAAAAGATCTGTTCGAAATGCAAGGTGATTCGCCGCGGAGGTGTAGTGCGGGTGATCTGCGTCCATGGGCGACACAAGCAGCGGCAGGGATGAAAGTCCGTCAACTGAGGGGAGGACAATAGCCTATGGCTCGAATTGCCGGGGTAGACCTACCCCGCAACAAGTCTGTGGAATATGCGCTGCCCCATATCTATGGTATTGGCCATTCGCGTTCACGCCAGATTCTCGCAGAAGCCGAGGTACCCTTCAGCACCCCGGTCCGCGATCTTACTGAGCAGCAAGTAGTAGCGATTCGTAACCTCATTGCCGAAAAGCACAAGGTGGAAGGTGAGCTGCGCACGGAAGTGAACATGAATATCAAGCGCCTCATGGATATTGGCTGCTATCGGGGCCTGCGCCACCGGCGCGGTCTGCCGGTCCATGGTCAGCGGACCCATACCAACGCGCGCACCCGGAAAGGGCGCAAGCGTGGAATTGGCACTCGCAAGTAATGCGCTCAGTACAAGCATAGCGCAGAAGGAGCTGAAAAACT
This genomic window from Candidatus Neomarinimicrobiota bacterium contains:
- the rpmJ gene encoding 50S ribosomal protein L36 gives rise to the protein MKVRASVKKICSKCKVIRRGGVVRVICVHGRHKQRQG
- the rpsM gene encoding 30S ribosomal protein S13, coding for MARIAGVDLPRNKSVEYALPHIYGIGHSRSRQILAEAEVPFSTPVRDLTEQQVVAIRNLIAEKHKVEGELRTEVNMNIKRLMDIGCYRGLRHRRGLPVHGQRTHTNARTRKGRKRGIGTRK